In a genomic window of Thermoproteus tenax Kra 1:
- a CDS encoding DUF2250 domain-containing protein — translation MVRRGWGSPGISLGLEDDLYGKSIAVNTGIPLQRVLEILEKLEALGLVERARGGKTLKRTEARYKLGHEVRKHHVYYRLTRKGRRLLRQERGRNP, via the coding sequence GTGGTTCGGCGGGGGTGGGGCTCGCCGGGGATCTCGCTAGGGCTTGAGGACGACCTCTACGGCAAATCCATCGCGGTAAACACGGGCATCCCCCTACAGAGGGTCCTCGAGATCCTGGAAAAGCTCGAGGCCCTGGGCCTCGTCGAGCGGGCAAGAGGCGGCAAAACCCTCAAACGGACCGAGGCCCGCTACAAGCTAGGCCACGAGGTGCGGAAACACCACGTCTACTACCGCCTCACCAGGAAGGGCAGACGCCTCCTAAGGCAGGAAAGGGGGCGGAACCCCTAG
- a CDS encoding ABC transporter ATP-binding protein translates to MVKQEFLIVDGVWKSFGRVVANEDVSLWVGEGETTSLLGPNGAGKTTLLRQIYGELRPDRGVIKVAGLSPGKAKERGLVGAVPQEASPFLWLKVREHVEMAVRLRGIPKGRAKECAREAIDAVGLGGREEDTVANLSGGMRRLVLVASAMACRPKLILLDEPTIGVDVQNRRRIWEAIRAAKEEGSTVLLTTHYIHEAEELSDVVYVLNRRILMRGTPAELKRLLPWVEIRTDDRVVRVEWDKAVEIVAELAKSRTRFEVREPTLEDVLSAVLP, encoded by the coding sequence ATGGTGAAACAAGAATTTTTGATAGTTGATGGAGTGTGGAAGTCCTTCGGCAGAGTGGTGGCAAACGAGGACGTCAGCCTTTGGGTGGGCGAGGGCGAGACGACGTCGCTGCTGGGCCCAAACGGCGCAGGGAAGACCACCCTCTTGAGACAGATATACGGCGAGCTCCGCCCCGATAGGGGCGTCATCAAGGTCGCCGGCCTCAGCCCCGGGAAGGCGAAGGAGAGGGGGCTGGTGGGGGCTGTCCCACAGGAGGCATCGCCCTTCCTCTGGCTCAAGGTGAGGGAGCACGTGGAGATGGCCGTGAGGCTGCGGGGGATCCCCAAGGGCAGAGCCAAGGAGTGCGCGAGGGAGGCCATCGACGCAGTGGGCCTCGGGGGACGGGAGGAGGATACGGTCGCGAACCTCTCGGGAGGCATGAGGAGGCTGGTGTTAGTGGCGTCGGCGATGGCCTGCAGGCCCAAGCTGATACTGTTGGACGAGCCGACGATCGGCGTAGACGTGCAAAATAGGAGGAGGATCTGGGAGGCCATCAGAGCCGCCAAAGAGGAGGGCTCGACGGTATTGTTGACTACTCACTACATCCATGAGGCCGAGGAGCTCAGCGATGTGGTCTACGTGTTAAACAGACGTATTCTGATGCGGGGGACGCCGGCTGAGCTCAAAAGGCTTCTGCCCTGGGTCGAGATCAGAACCGATGACCGCGTCGTGAGGGTTGAGTGGGACAAGGCCGTGGAGATTGTGGCTGAGTTGGCCAAATCGAGGACCAGGTTCGAGGTGAGGGAGCCGACGTTGGAGGACGTCCTATCCGCCGTATTGCCATGA
- a CDS encoding AAA family ATPase encodes MYVFVRKVIIRNFKSIGELELELRPGVNLLVGPNGAGKSNVLEAIRFARRALVEAASPYLPYAPDYLSPLDVIYGRDPRREVALGFGLELYGEEGGEWLSAYAEFTTYFRYRPQPYETIEPVRHVVKIGDTQAEIDRGGVTITAPREHFDRAMKWIKEHGKRILPLPFKLAEPKEEGDRTVVSYRWDMEVPLQLEGLRHVLWPGPRGRASEDLLACSLVARRTLTPFPVALGRAKRPRGVPVDLSPWFCLDGVLDAVRGVLWRVVFLRHVERRVEPVPIAGGDVLDERGRNVAAVLFSYRGRFGRNPESVDRALAALFPGVLLEVRQLYNSALLVAREGDVELPPSNIPDGLLKLVVLMLAVDLGPSLLLVDEVENSMHARLLEYVVDVFNGLNVPVLLATHSPVVVDLVDLERIYFLSKGPGGTRAEAVPDPEELRRRLGEAGVAISDYFFYTKRYGR; translated from the coding sequence GTGTATGTGTTTGTTAGGAAGGTCATTATTAGAAACTTCAAGAGCATCGGGGAGCTGGAGCTTGAGCTGAGGCCTGGGGTGAACCTCCTGGTGGGCCCCAACGGGGCTGGGAAATCCAACGTCTTGGAGGCGATTAGGTTCGCCAGGAGGGCTCTGGTGGAGGCGGCCTCGCCGTATCTCCCATATGCGCCGGACTACCTCTCGCCGCTTGACGTGATCTACGGCCGGGACCCGAGGCGGGAGGTGGCGCTGGGTTTTGGCCTGGAGCTCTACGGCGAGGAGGGCGGGGAGTGGCTGTCGGCCTATGCGGAGTTCACCACCTACTTCAGGTACAGGCCGCAGCCCTACGAGACGATTGAGCCCGTCCGCCACGTGGTAAAAATCGGCGACACCCAGGCGGAGATAGACAGAGGAGGCGTCACCATCACGGCCCCAAGGGAGCACTTCGACAGAGCGATGAAGTGGATCAAGGAACATGGGAAGCGTATACTACCTTTACCTTTCAAACTAGCCGAGCCTAAGGAGGAGGGCGACAGGACAGTCGTCTCGTATAGGTGGGACATGGAGGTGCCGCTACAGCTCGAGGGCCTTAGACACGTGCTGTGGCCGGGGCCGAGGGGGAGGGCGTCGGAGGACTTGTTGGCGTGTAGCCTAGTCGCCCGGAGGACTCTCACGCCGTTCCCGGTCGCGTTGGGGAGGGCCAAGAGGCCGAGGGGGGTCCCCGTGGATCTGTCGCCGTGGTTCTGTCTGGATGGAGTCTTAGATGCCGTGAGGGGGGTTCTCTGGAGGGTGGTCTTTCTCCGGCATGTGGAGAGGCGTGTGGAGCCTGTGCCTATCGCCGGCGGAGATGTGCTTGATGAGCGGGGGCGGAACGTGGCCGCGGTGCTGTTTAGCTACAGGGGGAGGTTTGGGAGGAATCCCGAGTCTGTCGACAGAGCTCTGGCCGCCCTCTTTCCGGGCGTCCTGCTGGAGGTTAGGCAGCTTTACAACAGCGCTCTTCTTGTCGCCAGGGAGGGGGATGTGGAGCTTCCCCCCTCCAACATCCCCGACGGCTTGCTTAAGCTGGTGGTGCTGATGCTGGCGGTGGATTTGGGCCCCTCGCTGCTCCTCGTGGACGAGGTGGAGAACAGCATGCACGCGAGGCTTCTGGAGTACGTCGTGGACGTGTTTAACGGGCTTAACGTGCCGGTCCTCCTGGCCACGCACTCCCCCGTGGTTGTGGATCTGGTCGACCTTGAGAGGATCTACTTCCTGTCTAAAGGCCCTGGGGGGACCCGCGCGGAGGCGGTTCCTGACCCCGAGGAGCTGAGAAGGCGGCTGGGCGAGGCCGGGGTTGCGATTAGCGACTATTTCTTTTACACGAAGAGGTACGGCAGGTGA
- a CDS encoding APC family permease has product MGSLKLRGLFALSLAGILPAGAAIGASPLVQYAGAAAPWAALFGFIVVLLSALPVLEYSRIAAFAGGYYGLAELGLGPAAGLFTAVSNYIYYVLWQIQNAMLAGWIVYGMTGLPASWPAAALGALALTFLGAASPPKIYAERVLLVAVGGSTALTLLLSVYVAVMAPPLSSWLNPFEVDWGSVALAAALQGIWLYVGYGAPLFYSEEAAEPERDVWRAVVLALVASSLVYTLTAYALAATRPRPGGAPLYISAWSRYLPSALLALYPLLAAPAAVAYGGPAGSHARLLWAMAREGIIKSDWLARRRRGVPLNAALFNFLLSAAGASALMALFVWAYGPSPESAERAWLAASSTATLTWYYHHVLPQFALYPWLKRRGRLGAREYAISLAAPALASAFFAFSVYELAAHGRFAAGSLYASLAILAWATAFALAKRGARPGRLWRLSHGAPLQ; this is encoded by the coding sequence GTGGGCTCGTTGAAGCTCAGAGGCCTCTTCGCCTTGTCGCTGGCCGGCATACTGCCGGCCGGCGCAGCCATCGGGGCCTCTCCGCTGGTCCAATACGCCGGCGCCGCGGCCCCTTGGGCTGCCCTATTCGGGTTCATCGTAGTCCTATTGTCAGCTCTACCCGTCCTCGAGTACAGCAGAATCGCCGCCTTCGCGGGCGGCTACTACGGATTGGCGGAGCTAGGGCTGGGTCCGGCCGCGGGCCTCTTCACGGCTGTGTCCAACTACATCTATTACGTCTTGTGGCAGATCCAAAACGCAATGCTCGCGGGGTGGATCGTCTACGGGATGACCGGCTTGCCTGCGTCGTGGCCCGCCGCCGCTCTGGGGGCTCTGGCGCTGACCTTCCTGGGAGCTGCATCGCCGCCCAAGATATACGCCGAACGGGTGCTGTTGGTCGCCGTGGGCGGCTCCACTGCTCTGACGCTACTTCTCTCGGTCTACGTCGCCGTGATGGCCCCTCCGCTCTCCTCTTGGCTGAACCCGTTTGAGGTGGACTGGGGCTCCGTCGCTCTGGCGGCCGCCCTACAGGGAATATGGCTGTACGTCGGCTACGGGGCGCCCCTCTTCTACAGCGAGGAGGCTGCGGAGCCGGAGAGGGATGTCTGGAGAGCTGTGGTCCTTGCCCTCGTTGCCTCGTCCCTCGTATACACGCTCACGGCGTATGCGCTGGCCGCAACGCGGCCCCGCCCCGGAGGAGCTCCCCTGTACATCTCCGCGTGGAGCCGTTATCTGCCCAGCGCTCTCCTCGCCCTCTACCCCCTCCTCGCAGCGCCCGCCGCAGTTGCCTACGGAGGCCCCGCTGGATCCCACGCGCGACTGCTCTGGGCCATGGCCAGAGAGGGCATAATCAAGAGCGACTGGCTCGCCCGTAGGAGGCGCGGCGTCCCGCTCAACGCCGCCCTCTTCAACTTCCTTTTGTCGGCCGCCGGAGCCTCGGCCTTGATGGCGCTCTTCGTCTGGGCCTATGGCCCAAGCCCCGAGTCGGCCGAGCGGGCTTGGCTCGCCGCGTCCTCTACAGCGACTCTCACGTGGTATTATCACCACGTCCTGCCCCAGTTCGCCCTTTACCCCTGGCTCAAGAGGAGGGGGAGGTTGGGCGCAAGGGAGTACGCCATCTCTCTGGCGGCACCTGCCCTGGCGTCGGCCTTCTTCGCCTTCTCGGTCTACGAGTTGGCGGCGCACGGCAGATTCGCGGCCGGGTCGCTCTACGCGTCCTTAGCCATACTGGCGTGGGCGACGGCCTTCGCTTTGGCCAAGCGGGGCGCCCGGCCTGGCAGACTCTGGAGGCTCTCCCACGGGGCGCCGCT
- a CDS encoding ArsR/SmtB family transcription factor produces the protein MRVARALSHPVRVKILLLLVRRPTFIQDIAQSLRIPYALAHMHLKVLEEAGLVEGSYVVEERPRPHLRKIYRVRDFRLVIDRQLLEDLARSEESGSSSGQ, from the coding sequence GTGCGGGTAGCGAGGGCCCTCTCGCACCCCGTCCGCGTGAAGATCCTCCTACTGTTAGTGAGGAGGCCCACCTTTATACAGGACATAGCTCAGTCGCTCCGCATCCCCTACGCGCTGGCCCACATGCATTTGAAGGTGTTGGAGGAGGCAGGCCTAGTGGAGGGCTCCTACGTGGTGGAGGAGAGGCCGAGGCCCCACCTCAGAAAGATATACAGGGTCAGAGACTTCAGGCTAGTGATAGACAGACAGCTGCTGGAGGATCTGGCGAGGTCGGAGGAGTCAGGCTCGTCGTCGGGCCAATGA
- a CDS encoding MFS transporter → MSFKRVGREGLLLAAAGSAAGVVWGANQVALSIYMASIGMSPALIGAVLGASALFSAAGSLAVGYLADYMDRLRLFVLLSLAEGASLLLMAIRSPVVVSAAYLLFMFINRYPVWAAVMGEFARRRGASDELFSISSALNVAFSVLGAAIASLPSYLGQLGYDVLFAAEASAVLISAASAYSAIKRLGLASIGAEKVGLRDLLRLRSSWLLKRLLPDALIGLGAGLIIPLFSLWFYLKFHVSLASLSVVYAASNATLALGILAAPVVSRALGSRVLSVTVLQGIATAILAVMPEVPSLPAVLALFVVRNTLMNMANPLLTSLINDLTPKEERGRVFGAWNTLSSVPRAVGPAVGGYLMGAGYLDLPLYITASLYATAVASFYVLLRGVEGSLQAGG, encoded by the coding sequence GTGTCGTTCAAACGCGTTGGGCGCGAGGGGCTTCTGCTAGCGGCGGCTGGATCTGCGGCAGGGGTCGTGTGGGGCGCAAACCAAGTGGCCCTCTCCATATATATGGCCTCGATAGGCATGAGCCCCGCCCTCATAGGCGCAGTCCTCGGCGCCTCGGCTCTGTTCAGCGCCGCCGGCTCGCTCGCAGTGGGCTATCTGGCGGACTACATGGACCGGCTCAGACTCTTCGTCCTGCTGTCCCTAGCCGAGGGGGCCTCCCTCCTCCTCATGGCGATTAGATCCCCCGTAGTGGTCTCAGCGGCGTACCTCCTCTTTATGTTCATCAACAGATACCCTGTGTGGGCCGCCGTGATGGGCGAGTTCGCCAGACGGAGGGGCGCCTCGGATGAGCTCTTCAGCATCTCCTCCGCGCTCAACGTGGCGTTCAGCGTCTTGGGCGCCGCCATAGCCTCTCTGCCCAGCTACCTCGGCCAGCTCGGCTACGACGTCCTCTTCGCTGCAGAGGCCTCCGCCGTGCTCATCTCGGCGGCTTCCGCCTACTCGGCCATCAAGAGGCTGGGGCTCGCCTCAATAGGAGCCGAGAAGGTGGGGCTGAGGGATCTGCTCCGCCTGCGCTCCTCCTGGCTTCTGAAGAGGCTTTTGCCCGACGCCTTGATAGGGCTCGGGGCAGGCCTCATAATCCCCCTCTTCAGCCTCTGGTTCTATCTTAAGTTCCACGTAAGTCTGGCCAGTCTGAGCGTAGTCTATGCCGCCTCAAACGCGACGCTCGCCCTCGGGATCCTTGCGGCGCCCGTAGTCTCCAGAGCGTTGGGGAGCAGAGTGCTCTCAGTGACCGTGCTCCAGGGGATCGCCACCGCCATCTTGGCCGTAATGCCCGAGGTCCCCAGCCTGCCCGCGGTCCTGGCGCTGTTCGTGGTCAGGAACACTCTGATGAACATGGCGAACCCGCTCCTTACCTCGTTGATCAACGACCTAACGCCGAAGGAGGAGAGGGGGCGCGTCTTTGGGGCGTGGAACACGCTCTCCTCAGTGCCCCGCGCTGTGGGCCCCGCCGTTGGCGGATATCTGATGGGCGCCGGCTATCTGGATCTGCCGCTCTATATAACGGCCTCCCTCTACGCAACGGCGGTGGCGTCCTTCTACGTCCTCTTGAGGGGGGTGGAGGGGTCTCTACAGGCCGGCGGATAG
- a CDS encoding ABC transporter permease, with protein sequence MRLGRALVIAKYMVLASRGWSLALAWFMVPFPLLWLWILRLVGNSAYVVYFIVGTVISTSFTMSYTVTAQDVAQMKYWSRQYSLLLANGAGHLEIALSYVAQSVAMATGASALLLVLSAALTGASYGPPQILAAAGASPLVSAASTLLGYAHAISIRNVALSQQMAQVIPWLLLIAAPVYYPAYLMPQPLRLISAVLPTTYMADALRGSLALNAAEIARGAGGLLAYSIASILILIYAIRREERHG encoded by the coding sequence ATGAGGCTGGGCAGAGCCCTCGTCATCGCCAAATACATGGTGCTCGCCTCAAGGGGGTGGTCTCTTGCGTTGGCCTGGTTCATGGTGCCCTTCCCCCTTCTGTGGCTGTGGATCTTGAGGCTAGTGGGCAACTCGGCGTACGTTGTATACTTCATAGTGGGGACCGTCATCTCAACCAGCTTTACGATGTCGTACACTGTCACGGCCCAAGACGTCGCACAGATGAAGTACTGGTCCAGGCAGTACTCCCTGTTGTTGGCCAACGGAGCCGGCCACTTGGAGATAGCCCTCAGCTACGTGGCGCAGTCCGTCGCCATGGCTACGGGCGCCTCGGCGCTGTTGTTAGTACTGTCCGCAGCCCTCACCGGCGCGTCCTACGGGCCTCCGCAGATCTTGGCCGCTGCGGGGGCATCGCCCCTCGTCTCCGCCGCCTCCACACTCTTGGGCTATGCCCACGCGATAAGTATAAGAAATGTTGCGTTATCACAACAGATGGCCCAAGTAATACCTTGGTTGCTCCTGATCGCAGCCCCCGTCTACTATCCGGCGTATCTGATGCCGCAGCCGTTGAGGCTCATCAGCGCCGTCCTCCCCACCACCTATATGGCAGACGCCCTGCGCGGCTCCCTCGCCTTGAACGCGGCCGAGATAGCCAGAGGCGCCGGCGGGCTCTTGGCGTACTCCATTGCGTCGATACTGATTCTAATATACGCCATCAGGAGGGAGGAGAGACATGGCTGA
- a CDS encoding AAA family ATPase, giving the protein MRVAIRDFKSVAYAELEIAPLTVLIGPPAGGKSNILDALAVLGYPARLLRLNEEYGGRANSLEPLEWIARFTEPRALFRNYDLTKTPTIEMPKYSVSIHYRQGLRLQVKAGDATAEIDMKYLTAGGDLASFQDILVETRLYGYDRYGLSATGCRQGHCGFYDYLTTQGRVIPHNILSDLGWNIRRVIRYTPDVVREINETLAERLGEKIELKVSKEGAIAVYDYDYEVTSPSVSEDLYRLVYYLAALRSAASYAKLYGLEGRLVVALEEPEAHLFPFLLDLLADHIAQAASTIHVVLAAHNPLLLSALWDRVAGVKTYYIHRDKHGATTAEIDIRKMAQDLATAEDVMLTSAAEILAKYAKSPATPNATPTAA; this is encoded by the coding sequence GTGCGGGTGGCCATCAGAGACTTCAAAAGCGTCGCATACGCTGAGCTGGAGATAGCCCCCCTCACTGTGCTTATAGGCCCACCGGCGGGGGGCAAGTCGAATATTCTGGACGCCCTCGCCGTCTTGGGCTACCCCGCCAGGCTCCTGCGCCTGAATGAGGAATATGGCGGAAGAGCGAACAGTTTGGAGCCGCTGGAGTGGATCGCCAGGTTTACAGAGCCCAGAGCCCTCTTCCGGAACTACGACCTAACCAAGACTCCAACCATCGAGATGCCCAAATACTCCGTCTCCATCCACTACAGACAGGGCCTAAGGCTACAGGTGAAGGCAGGAGACGCGACAGCCGAGATAGATATGAAGTATCTCACCGCCGGGGGCGACCTGGCCTCATTCCAGGACATCCTCGTGGAGACCCGCCTCTACGGATACGACAGATACGGCCTGTCGGCCACGGGGTGCCGACAGGGCCACTGCGGCTTCTACGACTACCTAACCACCCAGGGTAGGGTCATCCCCCACAACATCCTAAGCGACCTCGGCTGGAACATACGCCGAGTCATCAGGTACACACCAGACGTCGTGAGGGAGATCAACGAGACGTTGGCCGAAAGACTCGGCGAGAAGATAGAGCTCAAGGTGTCCAAGGAGGGCGCCATCGCCGTCTACGACTACGACTACGAGGTGACGTCGCCCTCCGTATCCGAGGACCTGTACCGGCTGGTGTACTACCTAGCCGCCCTGAGGTCCGCCGCCAGCTACGCCAAGCTCTACGGCCTAGAGGGGCGCCTCGTCGTCGCGCTGGAGGAGCCCGAGGCGCACTTATTCCCGTTCCTCCTGGATCTGCTCGCCGACCACATCGCCCAGGCCGCCTCCACTATCCACGTGGTGCTCGCCGCTCACAACCCCCTCCTGCTCTCGGCCCTCTGGGACCGCGTCGCAGGAGTCAAAACATACTACATCCACCGTGACAAACACGGCGCCACGACCGCCGAAATAGATATAAGGAAAATGGCGCAGGACCTAGCCACCGCCGAAGACGTCATGCTGACGTCCGCCGCCGAAATCCTCGCCAAATACGCCAAGAGCCCCGCGACGCCTAACGCTACGCCGACCGCTGCCTAG
- a CDS encoding DUF169 domain-containing protein — protein MDVESVKRLGARLREALGLTTFPVGVKFCRRGETCDLSGFKRPYKDLGLRMALCQVVNIARTYGWSLAVGLEDSFCMIGAQAAGLVDRHLDYIDAEVPKWHTSSREAADAIVRALGARSLEPGSVDLVLVAPLERSTFVPDVVVLYGAPAQISTAAKALVWHGVMPEMSFLGMASCTLIPHAHKTGRAQINLPGTGELILGRTESHEVGLVVPADKAELILTGMEAVRRIHPYPLAKFSLYEPRVPSWYQALTYDYYRQRT, from the coding sequence ATGGACGTAGAGTCGGTCAAAAGGCTGGGCGCAAGGCTGAGGGAGGCCCTCGGACTGACGACGTTCCCAGTCGGCGTGAAGTTCTGCCGTAGGGGGGAGACGTGCGATCTGTCCGGCTTCAAGAGGCCCTACAAAGACCTAGGGCTCAGAATGGCCCTCTGCCAAGTGGTCAATATAGCGAGGACGTACGGCTGGTCGCTGGCCGTGGGCCTGGAGGACTCCTTCTGTATGATAGGGGCCCAGGCCGCGGGCCTCGTGGACAGACATTTGGACTACATAGACGCCGAGGTCCCCAAATGGCACACGTCCAGCCGAGAGGCCGCTGACGCCATAGTTAGGGCGCTGGGCGCCCGATCGCTCGAGCCGGGCTCCGTAGACCTAGTGTTGGTGGCCCCCCTCGAGCGCTCCACCTTCGTCCCCGATGTAGTCGTCCTGTACGGCGCACCGGCCCAGATAAGCACTGCCGCTAAGGCGCTAGTCTGGCACGGCGTAATGCCGGAGATGTCGTTTTTGGGCATGGCGTCGTGCACATTGATACCGCACGCGCACAAGACCGGCAGAGCGCAGATAAATCTGCCGGGCACAGGCGAGCTTATCTTGGGCAGGACCGAGAGCCACGAGGTGGGCCTAGTCGTGCCCGCCGACAAGGCAGAGTTGATCTTGACGGGCATGGAGGCCGTGAGGAGGATACACCCATACCCGTTGGCTAAGTTCTCGTTGTACGAGCCCAGAGTGCCCAGCTGGTACCAAGCTCTGACCTACGACTACTACAGACAGAGGACGTGA
- a CDS encoding AAA family ATPase yields MAIEELRMFVVPLLASGKNVLFVGAPGVGKTKLALESAEFMTACAPALVVGRDGLSHEDLVAKYERAGGGLRRAYGPFGCAVLRSWASLLRGSGPCHVVFDELNRANVDLIFGDLFTALDLAYRYRVPALKAHELDDAAVEECAGAAVRELKELAARLGGLPLPYSFRLFATMNVVDRAQLFRLSFALLRRFAYLYVPPFYERYEPRLEEGAVPRAAAGPLERALDGFVDRAVEELTPSDAVEGDIATLVRLDFSDRARVKEEVRGLWSELGLGGLLAWTLDVAKDLGLELGPSVLTDLARLLAAYAGLRRTLPNLRREAFVDLAYSSLVLSQFSAAVPKLRFRALLSSNDRSRSQFADFVGGVKRIFGEDSLSYRIADALLQELPE; encoded by the coding sequence GTGGCCATCGAAGAGCTGAGGATGTTCGTCGTGCCTCTGTTGGCCTCTGGAAAAAACGTCTTGTTCGTGGGGGCGCCCGGAGTCGGCAAAACCAAGCTCGCGCTTGAGTCGGCCGAGTTCATGACCGCCTGCGCGCCGGCGCTCGTCGTGGGCAGGGACGGCCTCTCCCACGAGGATCTTGTGGCAAAATACGAGAGAGCCGGCGGAGGCCTCAGGAGGGCCTACGGCCCGTTCGGCTGCGCCGTGCTCCGCTCCTGGGCCTCTCTGTTGAGGGGGTCTGGCCCCTGCCACGTGGTATTCGACGAGCTCAACAGAGCCAACGTAGACCTGATCTTCGGAGACCTCTTCACTGCGCTAGACCTGGCGTATAGATACAGAGTGCCCGCGCTCAAGGCCCACGAGCTCGACGACGCGGCAGTGGAGGAGTGCGCAGGAGCCGCCGTCCGCGAACTGAAGGAGTTGGCGGCTCGTCTGGGCGGCCTGCCGCTGCCCTACTCCTTCCGCCTCTTCGCCACTATGAACGTCGTCGACAGAGCGCAGCTCTTTAGGCTGAGCTTCGCCCTCCTCAGGAGGTTCGCCTACCTCTACGTCCCGCCCTTCTACGAGAGATACGAGCCGCGCCTCGAGGAGGGGGCCGTGCCCAGAGCGGCGGCCGGGCCGCTCGAGAGAGCTCTGGACGGCTTCGTCGACCGCGCGGTGGAGGAGCTGACCCCCAGCGACGCCGTGGAGGGCGACATAGCCACGTTAGTCAGACTGGACTTCAGCGACCGCGCGAGGGTCAAAGAGGAGGTGAGGGGGCTGTGGTCGGAGCTGGGCCTCGGCGGGCTGCTCGCCTGGACGCTGGACGTGGCCAAGGACCTGGGCCTCGAGCTCGGCCCCTCCGTCTTAACCGATCTGGCCCGGCTCCTGGCGGCGTACGCAGGCTTGAGGCGCACTCTGCCCAATTTGAGGAGGGAGGCCTTCGTCGACCTGGCCTACTCCTCTCTGGTCCTCTCCCAGTTCTCCGCCGCCGTTCCCAAACTGCGGTTTAGGGCGTTGCTCTCGTCCAACGACAGATCCCGCTCCCAATTCGCCGACTTTGTAGGGGGCGTCAAGAGGATATTCGGAGAGGACTCCCTCTCGTACAGAATCGCAGACGCGCTGCTCCAGGAGCTCCCAGAGTGA
- a CDS encoding PD-(D/E)XK nuclease family protein: protein MGVAEEVRRVLLEHPEIIAEALEARPEVLYRALAKLTPWQSLATKEDVRSLREEIQRVEERLEEVRREMATKEEIKDLEARMAAKDDLKAFATKDDLKALATKEDLKALVTREDFKRLEERLEEVRKVMATKEDLKGLATKEELRALGERMATKEDLKALATREELRALEERMATKKDVEELWRAINKLERKLDALGARWGVISEEAFREGMRAMLKEAGWSASKEVLYDREGYVYGTPSEVDYDVVVRDGRLIIVEIMSSLKRSDLPTIVKKRELYERARGAKVAAVYVVTPYIDDRYPERVKAMAKDLGLEVVYPAPPQE from the coding sequence GTGGGCGTCGCAGAGGAGGTGAGGAGGGTTCTTCTCGAGCACCCCGAGATAATCGCCGAGGCCCTGGAGGCGAGGCCCGAGGTGCTCTACCGAGCCCTCGCCAAGCTTACGCCGTGGCAGAGCTTGGCCACAAAGGAGGACGTGAGATCTTTGAGGGAGGAGATACAGAGGGTGGAGGAGCGGCTGGAGGAGGTGAGGAGAGAAATGGCCACCAAGGAGGAGATAAAGGATCTGGAGGCCAGGATGGCCGCAAAGGACGATCTTAAGGCGTTCGCCACTAAGGACGACCTCAAAGCCCTCGCCACTAAGGAGGATCTGAAGGCTCTTGTCACGAGAGAGGACTTCAAGAGGCTAGAAGAGCGGTTGGAGGAGGTGAGAAAAGTTATGGCTACAAAGGAGGATCTAAAGGGCCTCGCCACCAAGGAGGAGCTCAGGGCGCTTGGGGAGAGGATGGCTACGAAGGAAGATCTGAAGGCCCTGGCCACGAGAGAGGAGCTGAGGGCTCTCGAGGAGAGGATGGCCACTAAGAAGGACGTCGAGGAGCTGTGGAGGGCCATCAACAAGCTGGAGAGGAAGCTGGACGCGCTGGGGGCCAGATGGGGGGTGATCAGCGAGGAGGCCTTTAGGGAGGGCATGAGGGCCATGTTGAAGGAGGCCGGGTGGTCTGCGTCCAAGGAGGTCCTCTACGACAGAGAGGGCTACGTATACGGCACCCCCTCCGAGGTGGACTACGACGTGGTGGTCAGAGACGGGAGGCTGATAATCGTCGAGATTATGTCCTCGCTGAAGCGGAGCGACCTGCCCACCATAGTGAAGAAGAGGGAGCTCTACGAGAGGGCCAGGGGGGCCAAGGTGGCCGCCGTCTACGTGGTCACCCCCTATATAGACGACAGATACCCCGAGCGGGTGAAGGCAATGGCCAAAGACCTAGGGCTGGAGGTAGTCTACCCGGCCCCACCCCAGGAGTAG